DNA from Metabacillus flavus:
CCTTGGACTGCCTTCTCCAACCACATTGCCGTTTATGACGACGAGGGGATAAAAATATTCGTCGTTTCGCACTTTTTCGGCCATGTCTTTTTTTGCCCCTTCAAGATCGGGGTTATAGATGTCTATATAAGAGACTTCAATGGCTTGATCAGGGTATTTTCTTAAAAGTGCTGCGCTTAGCCACTCTTGCGTTTCTTTTGATGAAGGCATGTTTACACAGCTTGGACATAAAACTTCTGCACCATAGACTTCAATGTTCATGATTTTCACCCTCCGCGGTCAATGCTTTTCTCCATTGTATTCGATACGTGCGCTTTTTGCATATGTTTTTAACAGACATCATTTGTCCGTATGTTTCTCAATAAAAATGTGATACAATAGGTGAAAATATGGATATTTCCGAGTCTTGGCATTCGATTTTATTGAAGTGCCGGAATATAATAGTAGCAGGAAGGAGACGATTGCTATGGAAGAAAATCAAAGAGAACAAGTACAGGAAGTACTCGATAAATTGCGTCCATTTTTGCTTCGCGACGGCGGAGATTGTGAACTGGTGGATGTAGAAGATGGAATTGTAAAACTTCGTCTTTTGGGAGCTTGCGGAAGCTGCCCAAGTTCAACGATTACAC
Protein-coding regions in this window:
- a CDS encoding NifU family protein; amino-acid sequence: MEENQREQVQEVLDKLRPFLLRDGGDCELVDVEDGIVKLRLLGACGSCPSSTITLKAGIERALLEEVPGVVEVEQVF
- a CDS encoding YuzD family protein yields the protein MNIEVYGAEVLCPSCVNMPSSKETQEWLSAALLRKYPDQAIEVSYIDIYNPDLEGAKKDMAEKVRNDEYFYPLVVINGNVVGEGSPRLKTICEELEKLGFVKGA